TTCCACGTACACAGACCATGCCAACAAACAGTCACAGCAAACAAAACTTGACAGCCCTGTCACTCAGTCATGACCAGCAGCAGCTGACACTGCATCACCATCAGACAGCCCATCGCCAGCGAGCCCAGCGTCCTACTCAGCCAGCCCCACCCCCCGTTCTCCGTCCCCGTAAGCACTCACTTCAGCAGTGTCGCACAACACAAGCAGTACCAACCCCCTCACCATGCCACTTATCCCAAACTCGCCCCCACTAcaggccaactcctccaagcaGCCAGCTCCAGGTTGGCCTCAGCCCCAGTCTAACAGCCCCACACCCCTACCACCCCATGGTTACTCTTTGGGCACACATGACCACCGCACGCACCCAACCAGTCCCCACCTGGTCTAGTTCGCACGCATGCAGACCCCGCAAGCAACTCAGTGACATTCACATCTGCCCCCAGCCTCCAGTCGTCGACAGGCAGCTATCGCCCCCTATAAACACAGTTCCAGCTCCAAGCAGCCTACCAAGCCAAAACTACACCACACGCATCCAGCCAGGCCAGTACCCAGTGCAGTACTGGTCGTCAGTGGCCACACATCCTCCAGCCAAGGTTCAGCCTTCATCCCCTCTATTCCAGCCACCACAGGTCCTCCATGGCCACAGAGCCACCCTGATTTCGCCAGGCGCCTTCCAGAAACCAGCAGCGTCACCCGCCCCAAGCCCCAGACTGCAGTTCACTCCGGACCAGTCGGCAGTGCCACCCAGCCGCAGCCAGTTTTGTAGCAGCGCAAGACCAGCCCCAGTCAGTGGGCCGCAGTCAGTGTCGTCCCCCGCCATCCTGTCTACAGTAGCACGTCTCCAGGTCACAACACTCCAGGTCTAGACCACGCAGCCGCCTAGGCACCAGCCCAGCAGCAGTTGACATGCTGCCACAGTTCCCCATACTGGCGAGTCTCACCCAGTGCAGCTACACACCCAGGCCACCCAAGCAGGCTCACACCCACTCCCACCTCCATCAGCGCACAACTCCAGATTCACTTCCAGACAGCTCACCCACCAGTTCATCACAACAGATCAGTTCCGTCCAGTCAGCGCAGTTGCACCCCCTCAGCTTCCCAGATCCCCTTCCTACAGCAACACAGTCACCTCCAGCCAGGGGACCAGGCCCATGCAGGTCAGCATGCAGCAGTCCATCGCCAGTCACCAGACCACCCGCACACACAGCGACCAACCACATCAGCGCAGTACACAGTCACTCCCAATCACAGCGTCCCCAGCAGCAGGCATTCACCCCCCATCTCACTAGCACCAACCCTGACCAGCCCTCAGCTCCACCACAGTCAGCTGTTTCGTATACTGTCTGTGGCAGACACTAACTGCAACAGCCAGGCTGTTTCAGCCAGCAACCAAGCAGGCCAGACACCCCCACCATTCATCTCAGCCCAGTCCAAGTCCCATTTCAGTCGCTCATTCAGTGCAGTTTAGCCAGCAGTCCAGAGCAGCATGCCATACACCAACCCACAGTTCTCTCAGCTCCAGAAGTGCACAGTCAGTCACCAGCCCAGTCACACCTTCAACTCGCACCAGTAGCAGCAGTGTCAGACAAGACAGACACTCATTCAGTGCCAATTCACAGACAGCAGCATCTTACCAGCCAAAGCTGCACATAGGCTATCCACATTCAAGGTCTGTCATGCCACGTTCAGCAGCACCAGCGAGCAACCCCAGAGTTGCACCCCAGTCCCCAGTTACCAGCATCACCATCACACAGCAGCATAAGGAGGCCAGCCACCACAGCCCCAGGACCCCAGGGAGCCCACCAGTTCAGCCTGTCAGCAGCATCAGTTGCTGGTTACTACTCCAGGCCAACCCACATCCAGTGCAGCCCACAGCATGCCTACAGTGCATCAGCCCTACCACTCACGAGCTTCCATGGAGCACCCATCAGTCACTTCCACAGAGAGACCCACCAGCCATCAGTCAGGGCCCCCCCCGCAGCAGTGCCACCCTAGGCAGCCCAGAGCAATCCCCAGCACAGCACCACCAGCAACTACCCAGGTCCACAATCCAGTCCAGCCCACAGCAAGCAGGACCTTCTCGTAACCCATACTTCCCCGCCAGTCCCCCTCCCCGCAGCACAGTCCAGCTCAGCAGCGGGCAGCCGTGTTAAACGCGCCCCCACTTTCACCGTCATCCACCTCACGCTCAACCACACAGTTCAGTCTGCCGTGCCCTACTACAGCCCCATTAGTGCCAGCAACGACCCCTCCCCACCAGGGCCCCCTCCGTCTCGCAGCAAGGCCCTCCAGCAACAAAAAAGGGGTTATACCCAGCCCAGGCCATAGGCCCAGTCCACACCTAGCACAAGCTCAGCCCTACAGCACCCACCTCTCCACAAGCAGGTCAGACGACACACAGCACCATTGCCAGCCACCCACAGACAGCAGTTGGCCCAGGCAGAAATCGGGTCTATTCCATGTCCCAGCATCAGCAGCTAGTCAGCACAGACACATTCGGCCCTCTGCAGAAGTTGACCTCATCAGCAGACACAGGCACACCTCTCATCCCCACCTCCCATGCACTGTATTAACACCCAGCCAGCCACCCAGTAACAGCCCCCCGCAGCACTCTAAGCCACCCCGTTACAGCTACGGCAGTCGAGGGCCCGTCCTCCACTGGCCAGCAGCCCCAGCAGGCCCCATCCCCCCTTACATACACACCAGCACCACACCCAGCCCAGTCAGCATCGAAGTCTGCAGTCTATCCACCCAAGCACCACAACAAGTACAGTACCAGTCACAGCGCTAGCAGCAGCAGCTAGTTAGCAGCAGCGACATCCCTACAGTCACCCCAGCCCTCAGGTCCAGGAAGTTTCAGTAACTCACGCCGCCAGCCCACACCCCACCTACCAGCAACTGGCCAGCCACCTCCACAGTCATTCCCCAGACAACACCCATGTACCATCCACCACACCATCCAACACAGTTGCCCACATCACACCCCACTAGCTCCAAGCACATGGGCAGCCTTCATCACATGTTAGGCCTAGCTTCACCAGTACAGTCCTGCCAAGCACAGTTGGACAGCACAGCAGCTGTGGGCATTACCACACCATCAGTCCCACAGCTATCAGCTCGCATCAGCCACCCCCCTTCCCCATCTCGCCAGTCCTCGTCATCGCCTCCACACATCATCCCGCATCACAGTACCATCCCAGCACACGCCACTGACAGCACCAGCTGTGACCAGCACTCAGACACTAGTCAGTCGCGCTCACAGTTCCTACCCATGCAGAGATCCAGCACGACCCCCCATTCCAGTCAGCTCTCACCAGCTCCTCGATCGTCAGGCAGCATCAATCGCAAGCATCGCCACCAGCAGCGCCCCAACAGACGAACAGGACTCTCATCACACCCCTCCCCAGTAGACGCAACCACAGCTTCCCCAGCCCAGTTTCAGTCTTCCCATCATGCCTCCGCAAGTGGCACGCTGTTCACACGTATCAACACTGCAGCGCCACCCCAGTCATGACGCATTACATGACCTCGCAGTCTACCACACCCCTTCAGCAGCCACGTATTACCTCACTGGTGCCACCAGGCCTCCACATAACTAGCCAGCAGCCCAAGCCACGAGTTATGCCCAGCCAGCATCAGGGACTCCAACTGTTCGCAGCAGTCAGTCCTGCAACCGCTGCCGCCCCAAGCAGCAGCTGCACACCGACCACCCACCATGCTAGCATCAGTCACTGGACTAGACAGGTCATCATTAGCCCACACATCTCCATCGACCCCACCAGACACCCAGTACCAGCCCTGTCCCCAGGTCCCGGCCCACACCAGTACCCCCCAGCCACACCCACCAGTTTCACAGCAGTCACAGATCCGCCCCCTCCAGCTGCCCCTCCCCCTCATCTGCAGTAAGCACACCCCTCCAGCCAGCCTCCTGGGGCCAGCACACAGCATCCGCTCTGGAAACGCAGCTACCCATGCATTGCAGGCATGCCTTCCGAGTCCCCATGCAGCCCTCACCACACAGCCAGCCACCCAGTCAGCGCCAGCACCACAGTAGATGGCGCTGCGACTCCCAGCAACAGCACCCCGAGTTTCATACCCACAATTCACACAAGCCACAGCCTCCGCTTCAGCTCCACCTGCAGCGCCAGCAGCAGCACGTGTCCCACCAACGACCGGCGTCAGTTTGAGCACGCCCCCCATCTTTAAGCCCATCCTAGTGCTCAGTGCCAGTCAGCACAGCATCCGCAGCACAGGAGGCACCTGCCACATGCCATCAGCACCCACCCACCCCAGCCCTCAGCAGAGGCAGTGCCCCACACTCGGCCCCAACAGCTCCAGTTCTCAGCAGTCTCACTCGGCTTGCAGTGCCCAGGCAAGCCCACCTCCAGTGCCAGCCGCCGCCCCAATCGACCCCTCCACAGGCGCATCCACTGCAGTCCCAGCCTCCCCTACCAGCCAGTTGCCCACACTGCATCAGTCCAGCCGCACCGTCGACCCAGGCATCACAGTCCACACACATCACCAGAGGTTCCCCACCCCCACAGCTCCAGTGCAGCTTGACAGCTTACACGCCTGTAACCAATCAGGCACTCTCTCCCAGCTCACCAAACCCCAGGCAGTCACAGCTTCTGTCCTCACACGTCCTCCCCAGAGCCCAGACCACATACCTGTGCTCATACCACACGCGACCTACTAGTTTAGCAGTCATCAGTCAGCAGTGAGTTTGACCATGTCCTAGCTCACACACAGTCAGTTTACGCCTACGCAAGTGTGCTCAGTGCCATCTAACCCAGATCTGATAGTCACCCTACCGCAGCCATCAGTTACCAGTTTTCTTGTTGGGCTGGTTCTGCAATACCTCAGTTATACCTGCCCAGCCTGCACAGCTCCACATCATTAGCCCATCCCAAGTCACTCTCTTCACAGCAGCATCCCAGTGTCAGGACTGGCCCAGCAGCCAGGCACCACAGCACCCAGCCAGAACATATCCATGCGGCACTACTCCCAGATCACACCATGCCTACCCACCAGTGCAACCAGCTGCCACCCACATTCATGCCCTGGCTAGCCAGCCCTCACCCCCTGCGCCCCAGCACTTGCACCCAAACTTCGCTCCTACATCATCACCCCCCGCGGCACACCGCACATCATTCAATGCAGCTAAGGTTTATGCCCAGTACAGACAGTCCAGACCCACTAAAACTACCAGTTCTACCTCGCATCCCCAAAGGACACCAGTTCTTCCAAAAGATCAACAGGCAGACCAGCCCCTGACAGCCACAGGTACGAGGCAAACTCTGCAGCACCATGGAGCAGTGCCGCAACGTGCGTGTCTACACTCATCTGCCAACTCCCCATACCTTCATCCAGCAGTCCATCTGGGCCTGACACATGCAAAGTGCTCATCTGTTCCTTCCGCAACTATGTCGGTACTCTCCAGATGACAACAGCAGTCATCCATGCTGCAGTTTTCCATATCAAGCCGAAGTAACTGCAAATGACACACTGCCTCACTTGTCAGCAGTAACCGACCAGCCCCAGTAGGCTGCCGTCAACACTTGTACTGGACCCTGAACTTCAGTCCCAAGCAGCTCCCACCCTATCACCACATAGGCTCACACTAGACATGTTCATCAGCCATCTGCAGCTCAGCAACTGAAATAGCCTCAGCCACCCAAGCGAAAATTCATATAGCCACTCACCAGTCTACCTGCCCCCGTCTAGGCTCACACCCCAACCCAGGCTCATGCACAGCATCCCTGTACTCACCCAGCAGTTGCTCCACTTCTGCACACAGGTGTCAGTCCCCCGATTCCCAGCCCTCCACTGCTTTGCAGCTGTCTAGTCAGTCAAGCAGCCCCAGCGCCCAAGGCAGCAGCACAGCTCATTCACAGCCATCAGAAGCGAGCCCAACCAGCGCTCACCGATCAGGTCACAGCAACCCCTCGCAAGTCACCTGGTGGGACATAGGCAGTCCACGCAAGGCCTACTCGTACCCAATTTCCCCCCCTATGCTCGCACCACCAGCCAAAACCAGCTGATAGCCACGCTGGCTGCTCTCTCAAGACTTCACTAATCCTTCAAAGTAAAACAGTGAATCTCCTTGTCAATTGCACTAACTGTCAGGGTCACCCCCAGACATTAGACAGCCACGAGTCAGCTGCACATCAGCTCACCACCAGCGTCAAGCCTAGGAAATCCAGTCACCGCCTAGTCAAACCCACAGCACCTCAGATCCCAACATGTGCACTCCGCATCCAGTGCCCCACACATCTCAGCCATTCTTGTCACCCATCCACTCCAAGCCCTGCCGAAGACCCCAACCCCTGCACACCCAGTCCCCAACCCAGCCAAGCCAGGCAGCAGACATCAGCTCAGCTCACAGCACTAGACACACACAGGCCACAGTACACCTCCGCACAGCACAGCACACACATGTGCCTCAAGCAGACAGTTCACGACGTCTTGCCTCAGCCATCATCGTTCCACATACACATGCACAGGTCGGAGCACCCAGCCGCTAGGTCCCTCCAGTCAATTTCAGTCCCAAGCCCCCGCACCAGCACCCACACACCCATCCAGCCAGCCAACCACGCGACAACCAGTCCGATATCCCCTTCACCCAGCAATCCAGCAGAGCCCACCAAGTTCCAGTCCAATCTCAGTCGAGTTCACCAGTCACAGCAGCATTGCAGGCAGCATCTCCCTACAAGTTCCCAGCCCAGCCCAGGATCTATCAGCCATCAGTCACTTCAGGCAGCATCACCAGTCGCCCATCAACAGCTCCACTCCCAGCGTGCCACACTGCAAGACGATATAGCGACGAAATCCCAGCGGTGGACCCCAGCAGTCAGCAGCCCTACAACCTTTCCATTTGAACTACAGGACCCACCCCCCAACAGCCCCCCCCCGActcactcccccccccccccccgcgcCACCCTCTACCAGCAGCTGGCAACAGCTGCCTAGTCTAATTCTCAATGCATACTCACCCCCGCACTGCAACACCCCAGTCAGTTTCCTTCAGCCGTGACACCCCCAGCCCAGAACCTGCTCTAAGATCAGCCCTGCAGGTCACAGACCATCAAGCTCCACCGTGTCTGACAGTTTTCCCCAAGTCACTCTGTTCTGCACCACAGCCAGGCAGCAGTCACTGCCCACCCCAGTATCAAGTCAGCTAGTTAACACAGGTACCACTTCCACTCATCGCAGTTTTCCACACCAGACAGTCAACTCCACCCAACATACCCCACCAGTATTGTCAGCCACGCAGAAGCAGTCATTCACCACAGTATTCGCCCAGGAAGCAGAGCAGCAGTCTCACAGAAGCAGCACCGTCAAGTTGCTGGATCATCAACCTCCAGTACTACAGGGGCAACAGCAGTCAGCTGTCAAAGTCAACTCACCGCACCGCCACATCCAAGCCCAGGGCCACGCAACAGGCGCAGAATTCTACACCATAGCTCGACACTCTCAGCCACTCATACTGTAAGGTCAGTTGCATCTGATGCCAGCCACAGCCAACAGGCCTGCAAGACTGTTGCCAGCTCAGCACAGCCATCCAGGGCATTCAGGGCAGCCAGCAGTTGCACCCCGAGTACGTCGACCTTTCCCCTGGCGCACCTGTCTGCAAGTCAGTCTCACAGCACCCAGCACCTGCCACCCACTGCAGCTAGCAGCATGCTGACCATCACCTCGCACACTCATCCTAGCAGACCACCTAGCACAGCATACCAGTCCAGATACCAGCCCAGCCACAGTTAGTCACAGCAGCGCGACACACAGTGTCAGGAACTCCGTTACCAGCAGTCCCAGTCCCCGCCAGCAGCCCGTCCATCCCGTGAGAATACACATCTAAGACCCCCCACAGACACACAGCCACAGCTCACCCAGCACCACACCCCAGCCGCCCAGTGATTCCAGTTCAGACCAACCATTCCAACACAGCTCAGCAGCTGCCGCAAGGCCTCATCGTTGTCCACACGCCACCAGCCACCACCCAACCAAGACCACCACAGTACCCATCATCCCACCCCATGGTCTTCAACAGCATCAGTTGCCAGGCATCAGGACAGGCCCACTCCACTCTAAAACCTCCATCCGCGAAGGCCATAGACAGAATTACTCTCTGGCACCGCCTGTCTTCCGTCACAGCACATCAGTCCCACACCCATCAGTCACCACGCACGCAAGCCCAGTGTCAACACTGCAACCCACATCAAAACATCCGCCCAGTCCCCCTAGTACCAGTTCCAGTATCCAGCACAGCAGCACCCCATAGACTCACGATTCGAGTAGCCACACACTAGGTTTCTCCAGCTTCACACCCCAGCTCTCGTGTTACACCCCACAGTGCAGCAGTCCCAGAGCACTCAGTCACACAGTTCTATCAGTGTCCAGGTCAGTTTCATCTGGTCACTCAGCTCCACCACAGGCTACAGGCTAACGAGTTTGCTGCAGCTAGTGAACCCAGTTATGTTCAAGACAGTCCCCAGCCACACCAGCAACCAACCCACAGCCACACCAGCCATAAGTCCAACATCACCTGACCACCAGTCTCCCCTAGCTGCCTCCCCCTTCAGGCAGTACAAGTCCCCTCAGCCAGACAGTCAATCCATCTGCCACACCAGCAGTTCAGCATACCACATCAGCCCTACAGTCATCTGTCCCCTGCGATCAGTCGAGCCAGCAGCCGCCAATAAATCACCCAGTACAGTGTCCCCACCCCACAGTCCCAGTCATTCCCATCATCATCCGCCAACAGCTCTCTTCAGTCAACCAGCTGCCAGTCAGTCAGACAGTGCCATCCCAGCCCCCCTAGCATCCATCAGTGCGCCCAACACATCCAGCCAGCCACCCCGCAGTGCAATCAGCCAGCAGCACATAAGTCAGCAGGCCAGTAGCATCAGCCTTCACACACAGCCAAAGCCAGCAGTTCCACCAGTCAGTCAGTACTTGTCCTCGAGTGCACAGGCCTAGCTCCAAGCTCATCACATATTTCAGGCGCTTACGCCTCATCACACCAGGCGAGTCAAGCAATCGCAACAGCCTACAACGTGCAGCAAAGCTGCAGCACCTCCCAGCCAGTCATccgaaaaataactccaacacGCTCACCATCATCACACATTCAGCAAGTACCCATCCTAACACCATCAGCTGTTCACAGTCTCCAGCATGGACCAGCTCGCACAGGTCACAGACTCCCCAGCGCACAGGGGGCCCAGGCAGCCAAACGATACAGGGCCCAGAGCCAACCCAGCAGTACAAGTTCTCCAACACCCTTCTGTCAGTCCAGGCCAGTCCTCCCCCTCCAGCCATACAGCCAGCAATCACCAACAGCTCTCCTTCAAGCAGTACACAATCACGCCCAAGCCAATGCACCCCCCTCAGTGGATACCCAGCCTGCCCTGACACCAACCCCCCTGCACTGTCTGTTACACTTACTACACATGCAGTGGCAGTCAGTTACCATCAGCACTTCAGCAGCTGCAGATTCACAGCAGTCTCATCCCATGCAGCCCAGGCATCACCCATCATACAGTGCCTTCAGCATTCAGCTCTAAGCAGTCCACAGCAGTTTCAGACCCTTTCCTTCGACAACAGTTGCCCATATCGCCCCTCAAATGTATATCAGGCAGTCCTTGCAGCAAAGGCAAAGGCCAGCACATATCGGCCCAATGTTCAGCATTCCCATTATTCCCCCAGCCTGGCACCCCCCCCAGAAGTCACATTCACACTCCACACAGCAGCCATCAGCAGCCAGCAGTTGCAGCAGTGGCCAGCCACACGTTATCAGCCATTCGTTACGATCTTCCACAGTACCACAGTCGAACAGTCCACCAATCAGCTCACAGCAGAGCAGCACGCATTCATATTCCCCATAATACCTATTAACAGTACCAGCCATAACACAGTCCGGCCAGTTCAGCCGCCAGTCGGCAAGCATCAGAACAGCCCGCGATGTAGCAGTCAGCAGCATACCTCCCACAGCATTATACTCACCACGCAAGCCTTCGGCAAACACAGCCAGTTAGTGCAAGGACAACGGCAGTTAACAGGCATAGAAGACGACATTCATCCACCCCCTCACCCACCAGTTTCTCTGACCGTCACAGCAGCAACCGAGCACCGCTCTCTCACAAACAGGCCACCAGTGCTACTCCAGGTCATTCGAGCTCCCCCAGTGAGAGAGTAGCCCTGCCCCACTCCCTTGAAGCAGTCAGCCCAGCAGTTAAGCAGAGCCAGTCAGTCCTTGCAGCTCCTGGGTCACCCACTGCCATGTCAGACCGCAGTGCTGACAAGGCCCAGTCAGCCCACACACAGCAGTCGCAGTCGCAAAACAGATCAAGTATGTTGCACCGCGAGCGCAAGTCAGTCACCAGAGCAGCCACTGCACGTCACACCATCCAGGCCCATCGGCACAGGCAGTCTCCTCTCGCAGCCCCATCAGTGCGCATGGCCACCCCCCATGATGCCTTTCACAGCCAGGACAGCCTAGTCAGAAGTACCATGATCCAGGTACTTGCTGCACGCTCAGTTACATCACTCCCAGCCAGCCGCCAGCAGAAATGTCACAGGCGAGGTCTACTCACAGCTATAGGGGCAAATGGCCGCTGACACTCGTATCCCAGCTCAACTTTCAGCCATCCTTTAATACAACTTGTCTGACTGCGTCGGATCTCACACCACACTGGTCACAAGAGCAATGCCTGCCCAGCCACAATCTGGCTGTCATATCCACTGTGTGTGTACACTCATCGTCAATGTATTCAGCCTAAATGCCTACATGATGTTGCAGCAACAGCAATACGAGCAGTCCATATGTCCACTGATCCTCCTCAGTCCCTGGCATGAAAATGGTATAAAAGGCACCCACGCCACTGCCACGTGCAGTCCAGTCCTGTTTGAAGCTGAAATCCCACCACCCCATCACACCGAGCAGTCTTCCAGCAGCCCACGCACCCCCACCAAAAGCAGCTAGCAGCCCACCTCCACAGCAGTCAGCACAAGATCATCAGCTAGCCACACACCCACCGCGAGCCACAACAGTCGGCAGCAGCCCAGCCAGCACACAGCAGCAGGCCTACCAGCCCATTCACACCACAGCATGTTCCAGCCGTCAGCCACATCAGACCCACCCTGGCAATGCATGCCCCTCTACAGTCACACCAGCTCCTTCACCCCCCCCTCCACCCCCAATAGCAGTTCCAAATCAGCCCAACCAGCAACAGTCCAGACCGAGCTCTCACCAGCACCTGCACTCTACAGCTTTTCTCCCCCCCATCAGCAATCCGTTCCCCCCAGCTAGGGGCAGGCAAATCCACACAGCCCACTACAGTACCACTCACCCCCTCCCAAGCCTGCGTAGTCAGCAGCACCAGGCATTCGTCACTCCCCCCGATTCAGAGCAACCTCCCAGGCTTCATGTCGGTCACCCAGCACAGCATCAGCCCACAGCAACACATCCACAGTCCTGTCACAACCAGCACAAGTCATCCACCAGTGCAGGTCAGGGTCTCCCCAGTCCACCAGACAGCAGGCCAAACCAGCACTGTCCCTGCTGCCACAGACAGTCAGTGGCTCAGGCCAGCGCAGTCACTGCACAACATTTCAACCAGCTTCACAAGTTTGCAGACTACAGGGACACTCTCCCTGTCAGTTATTCAAACGCTGCAACAACTGCAACTGGCCAGCCAGCAGCTCGCAGACACCTATCTACATGAGCATCTGACACAAAACATCACTGGTACATCCTGCGCTGGCGCTAGAAGTGACACACAATGTCAGTCTCAAGAAGGTAAGAATGGAGCGGAATATGTCTGATAATGTCCAGCTGTAAAGGACAGTCGCAGCCCAATGGCATGACAGGGATGCACATCGCGTGTACTGTGATCGGCAAGTGTGATGCTCAGCCCAACACACATTCGCATGATCACACACATCTACGCCCAACTCCAGCTGCATGCAAGAATATGCTACAGCTCTGCATTTCATCCTTCAGTCGCAAGCGTCCAGCATCCTGCCAGCCCTTCAGTCAGCCAGCCAGCCACCATTGCGCCAGCTCACTCAGCTATTGGCTCTGGTTCATCGTtcatcccccccccctccccccccccccccacccccccaccctgAACACATACCACCAGACAGTGACCACACCAGGCCTCACAGCATTCCATTCTCCACGAGCCCACCCAACAACCAATCACAAAGTTAGCAAGTTAAATCCCGCCCCAAACCATCTGAATCAGACACAACACACCCAGCCAAATGCACACCACTCATCTTCCAGCCCGCCTCAGCACGCGCAGTCACAGTTCCCCAGTCCAGCCACTCCGAGGGCCCAGTTCAGCGCTCAGCACCACCAGCATGCACCAGACAGACATGCCACCAGCAGCCCACACAGCATATTCCAGCCCCAGCCCATCATACACAGTCACGGCACAGGCTGCGCTTACAGCTTCTAGACCAGCAGTCCAGCACTGCCACCGCCTCGCACAGTCAGTCCAGCATTACAGCCGTACCATACATCAGCCGCACCCAGTTCCAGGCCCCTTCCCCCCGCACAGCAGTGCCATCAGACAAGTCCCTCCTGTTCACAACGCAACAAGTATCTGTCCCCGACACTCAGCCTCCCACATTATGGCACCCGCAGGCACATCTCAGCTTCCAGCAGCCAATCCCAAACGTTTTGCTCAGCACCACCATGCCCCACCCCAGCTTCAGTACCCAATCTATCACCCTCTGAGCCAGCACCACCATCCTCCCAGTCCCAGCACCTCTAGCAGTTCCACACAAACCACCACCTGTCAGGCCTCGGAGCAAGCAGTTTCACATACAAGATTCCCAGTTGCCCGCAAACGAGTCCCAACCGCCCACCATCAGTCACTAAGTCACTATTCAGCCAGCCACTACCAGACCCCAGCAAGCTCTCGCACACGGCTCATCAACCC
The Culex pipiens pallens isolate TS unplaced genomic scaffold, TS_CPP_V2 Cpp_Un0178, whole genome shotgun sequence genome window above contains:
- the LOC120432015 gene encoding uncharacterized protein LOC120432015, which translates into the protein MPTNSHSKQNLTALSLSHDQQQLTLHHHQTAHRQRAQRPTQPAPPPVLRPRKHSLQQCRTTQAVPTPSPCHLSQTRPHYRPTPPSSQLQVGLSPSLTAPHPYHPMVTLWAHMTTARTQPVPTWSSSHACRPRKQLSDIHICPQPPVVDRQLSPPINTVPAPSSLPSQNYTTRIQPGQYPVQYWSSVATHPPAKVQPSSPLFQPPQVLHGHRATLISPGAFQKPAASPAPSPRLQFTPDQSAVPPSRSQFCSSARPAPVSGPQSVSSPAILSTVARLQVTTLQV